From the genome of Verrucomicrobiia bacterium, one region includes:
- a CDS encoding AP protein produces the protein MLLPWHKNLLLTTTLLVGLVAINPDAAPAAGKLKTENVILIHTDGLRWQEVFTGADPALLPKPDSNHPLIKTYWRDTPEARREALLPFFWQVIAKEGQIYGNQNKGSVVRVTNNEWFSYPGRNEFLTGSADPRINSNAKTPNPNVTVLEWLHQKPAFNHAVAAYSAWDVVPYIINRDRCGFPVMGGWEPVPDKSPSPRMALLNELIRDTTPANTAEVYDSFIFQAALEHLVTKQPRVLYVDFLETDHWAHAGQYGAVLNAAHKFDSYVQRLWETVQASDHYRNKTTLLLLTDHGRGLAPENWKHHGRKIEGAQYIWMAFLGPDTPALGERANCSTITQSQLAATLAAFLGEDYNQAVPQAAPPVAEALPAVGK, from the coding sequence ATGCTTCTTCCTTGGCATAAGAACCTGCTGCTGACGACCACCCTGTTGGTGGGGCTGGTGGCGATCAATCCCGATGCGGCGCCGGCGGCCGGCAAGTTAAAAACCGAGAACGTGATTCTTATCCACACCGACGGTTTGCGTTGGCAGGAAGTCTTCACCGGTGCCGATCCCGCGCTGCTCCCCAAACCTGACAGTAATCATCCGTTGATCAAAACGTACTGGCGCGATACGCCCGAGGCGCGGCGCGAAGCTTTGCTGCCTTTCTTTTGGCAGGTGATCGCAAAGGAGGGACAGATCTACGGTAATCAAAACAAAGGCAGCGTCGTGCGGGTGACCAACAACGAGTGGTTTTCGTATCCGGGACGCAATGAATTCCTGACGGGTTCGGCCGATCCGCGCATCAACAGCAACGCCAAGACGCCCAATCCCAACGTGACCGTGCTGGAATGGTTGCATCAGAAACCAGCGTTCAATCATGCCGTCGCCGCCTATAGCGCCTGGGATGTCGTCCCGTACATTATCAATCGCGACCGTTGCGGTTTTCCCGTGATGGGCGGCTGGGAACCGGTACCGGATAAATCCCCGAGTCCGCGCATGGCGCTGCTGAACGAATTGATTCGCGACACCACTCCCGCCAACACGGCGGAAGTGTACGACTCGTTTATTTTTCAAGCGGCGTTGGAGCATCTGGTCACCAAACAACCGCGCGTGTTGTACGTGGATTTTCTGGAAACGGATCATTGGGCCCACGCCGGTCAATACGGCGCGGTTCTGAACGCCGCCCACAAGTTCGACAGTTACGTGCAGCGCCTCTGGGAGACGGTTCAGGCCTCAGACCATTACCGGAACAAAACAACTTTGCTCCTGCTCACGGACCATGGCCGCGGGTTGGCGCCGGAAAATTGGAAACACCACGGTCGCAAGATCGAAGGCGCGCAATACATCTGGATGGCTTTCCTCGGTCCGGACACTCCGGCGCTGGGTGAACGCGCCAATTGCTCGACAATTACGCAAAGCCAGTTGGCGGCGACCTTGGCCGCCTTCCTCGGTGAGGACTACAACCAAGCGGTTCCTCAAGCCGCGCCGCCAGTAGCCGAGGCTTTGCCAGCGGTGGGTAAATAA
- a CDS encoding TetR/AcrR family transcriptional regulator gives MGRTSDAKEKLLQVGFDLIWNQSYGAVSVDQICEQAGVNKGSFYHYFPSKADLVVAAYEEDWREKQPELDRIFSPQVPPLERLERWCGYIQKRQKIRAEKYGSVCGCPYGSLGAELATQEEKIRAKIQELVERNQRYLTSAVADAQRDGLIEVGDPRVMATQIYSTTLGFTLHAKIRNNLDLLRELEPAIMNLIGIRAAV, from the coding sequence ATGGGACGCACCAGTGACGCCAAAGAAAAATTGCTCCAAGTCGGTTTCGACCTGATTTGGAACCAAAGCTATGGTGCCGTCAGCGTGGATCAAATTTGCGAGCAAGCCGGCGTCAACAAAGGCAGCTTTTATCATTACTTCCCCTCCAAAGCCGATTTGGTGGTCGCTGCGTACGAAGAAGATTGGCGCGAAAAGCAGCCCGAGTTGGACCGGATTTTTTCACCGCAGGTGCCGCCCTTGGAACGGCTGGAACGCTGGTGCGGTTACATTCAAAAACGTCAGAAAATACGGGCGGAAAAGTATGGTAGCGTTTGTGGCTGTCCATACGGCAGCCTGGGGGCGGAACTCGCCACTCAAGAGGAGAAAATTCGCGCGAAAATTCAGGAACTGGTCGAGCGTAATCAGCGTTATCTGACCAGCGCCGTTGCCGACGCTCAACGGGATGGCTTGATCGAGGTGGGCGATCCGCGCGTAATGGCGACCCAGATTTATTCCACGACTCTCGGCTTTACCCTCCATGCCAAGATTCGTAACAATCTCGACCTGCTGCGCGAATTGGAGCCGGCGATCATGAACTTGATCGGGATTCGCGCCGCCGTTTGA
- a CDS encoding efflux RND transporter permease subunit gives MWIVRLALRRPYTFVVAALLLVLLTPLILLRMPTDIFPAVNIPVVSIIWQYTGLDAKQVEQRITYAHERILSVTVNNIEHIESTSYNGISVVKVFLQPGSSVDSAVAQITAGAQTMLRQMPPGMQPPLVIQYSASTVPISQYSFSSPKMSEQELFDATANQVRIGLSTVRGAMIPWPYGGKTRVVSVDLNLDALKSKNVLPQEVVSAINAQNLILPSGTAKIGTTEFSVAVDSNARMIDDLNHLPVKVVRGATIHLSDVAQVHDGYTPQQNAVRQDGVRGALLTIMKAGNASTLDVVKGVKAALPRVMAAQSPDLQVQEFADQSLFVSAAINGVVHEGLIAAALTACMILLFLGSWRSTFIIALSIPLAVLCSIAALSALGETINLMTLGGLALAVGILVDDATVTIENIHRHMAAGKPLEQAILVGQEEIIMPAFVSALCISIVFVPMFFLAGVARYLFVPLAEAVVFAILSSFIISRTLLPTLVAWFYRHVEIHGDQSDLSAAPVWMRPFIRLQRGFERRFDRFRQGYRNVLASCFVFRKGFVVFFLVLCVGSWLLIPFLGRNFFPSVDTGQFLLHLRAPTGTRIEETQRLAGEVNEIIRGVIPAGELGGILNNIGIPNSSINLSYNTSGVIGPGDADVLVSLKPGHAPTQNYVRQLRKRLTHEFPGTLFYFLPADIVSQTLNFSLPAPFDVQIVGNDQVRNRALAVRLAEEIKKVPGAVDVRVQQPDNLPQFNVDVDRVKAAELGLTEQDVARSVLLGLSGSSQVQPAYWLNPKVGVQYLINVRAPEYTINSVQQLNAMPISANLSGPSSGQILANVASLKRVHAPPVVSHYNVMPVIDIYGGVDGRDLGGVLKDIQPLVKEIEKDLPRGSSIVLRGQAETMRSSYLGLGGGLIMAIILIYFLLVVNFQSWKDPFIIITALPGALAGVAWGLFLTQTTLSVPALMGAIMSLGVATANSVLVVAFARDNLARGMAPIAAALDAGVQRIRPVLMTALAMIIGMAPMSLALGEGGEQNAPLGRAVIGGLAFATVATLFFVPIVFSFLHRQQPPQTATVPATS, from the coding sequence ATGTGGATTGTTCGTTTAGCATTGCGCCGACCCTACACGTTCGTGGTGGCGGCGTTGCTGCTGGTTTTGTTGACGCCGCTCATTTTGTTGCGGATGCCCACGGATATTTTCCCGGCGGTCAACATTCCGGTGGTCAGCATCATCTGGCAATACACCGGTTTGGACGCGAAGCAGGTCGAGCAACGCATCACCTACGCGCACGAACGCATTCTGAGCGTCACGGTCAACAATATCGAACACATCGAGTCCACCTCCTACAACGGCATCAGCGTGGTGAAGGTTTTCCTGCAGCCTGGCTCGTCCGTGGATTCCGCGGTGGCGCAAATCACGGCGGGCGCGCAAACCATGTTGCGACAGATGCCCCCCGGCATGCAGCCGCCGCTGGTCATTCAATATAGCGCTTCGACCGTGCCGATTTCCCAGTACAGTTTCAGCAGCCCCAAAATGTCGGAGCAGGAGCTTTTCGACGCCACCGCCAATCAAGTGCGCATCGGCCTCTCCACGGTGCGCGGCGCCATGATCCCCTGGCCGTACGGCGGTAAAACCCGCGTGGTTTCAGTGGATCTGAATCTCGACGCGCTGAAGTCCAAAAACGTTCTGCCGCAGGAAGTCGTCAGCGCCATCAACGCACAGAATTTGATCCTGCCCAGCGGCACGGCGAAAATCGGCACCACGGAATTTAGCGTGGCGGTGGATTCCAACGCCCGCATGATTGACGATCTGAATCATCTGCCGGTCAAAGTTGTGCGTGGTGCGACCATTCACCTCAGCGACGTGGCGCAGGTGCATGACGGCTACACGCCCCAGCAGAACGCCGTGCGGCAGGATGGTGTGCGCGGCGCCTTGCTGACCATTATGAAAGCGGGCAACGCCTCGACGCTCGATGTGGTCAAAGGGGTCAAGGCGGCGTTGCCGCGCGTGATGGCCGCTCAATCGCCTGATTTGCAGGTGCAGGAATTCGCCGATCAATCGCTGTTCGTCAGTGCCGCCATCAATGGGGTGGTGCATGAGGGCTTGATTGCCGCCGCGCTGACGGCCTGCATGATTCTGCTCTTCTTGGGCTCCTGGCGTAGCACGTTCATCATTGCGCTTTCCATTCCACTCGCTGTTTTGTGTTCCATCGCCGCCTTGAGCGCGCTGGGTGAGACCATCAATCTGATGACGCTGGGCGGTCTGGCGTTGGCGGTGGGGATCCTGGTGGACGACGCCACGGTGACGATTGAAAACATCCACCGACACATGGCCGCGGGCAAACCTCTGGAACAAGCCATTCTCGTCGGACAAGAGGAGATCATCATGCCGGCGTTTGTCTCGGCGCTGTGCATCAGCATCGTATTTGTGCCGATGTTTTTCCTCGCCGGCGTGGCGCGCTATCTGTTCGTGCCGTTGGCCGAAGCGGTCGTCTTCGCGATTCTTTCCAGTTTCATCATTTCGCGAACCCTGCTGCCCACGTTGGTTGCGTGGTTTTATCGCCACGTCGAAATCCATGGAGATCAATCCGATCTTTCCGCTGCGCCCGTTTGGATGCGCCCGTTCATCCGTTTACAACGCGGTTTTGAGCGTCGTTTTGATCGGTTTCGTCAAGGCTACCGCAATGTGCTCGCGAGTTGCTTCGTCTTCCGTAAAGGCTTTGTCGTCTTCTTCCTCGTGCTGTGCGTGGGTTCGTGGTTGTTGATTCCGTTTCTAGGCCGCAACTTTTTCCCAAGCGTGGACACCGGTCAGTTCCTGCTGCACTTGCGCGCGCCAACCGGCACGCGGATTGAGGAAACCCAGCGCTTGGCGGGCGAGGTGAACGAAATTATCCGGGGCGTCATTCCCGCCGGCGAACTCGGCGGTATTTTGAACAATATCGGCATCCCGAATTCTTCCATCAATTTGAGTTACAACACCAGCGGGGTGATCGGTCCGGGCGACGCCGACGTGTTGGTGTCGCTCAAACCCGGCCATGCGCCCACGCAAAATTACGTGCGACAGTTGCGGAAGCGTCTGACCCATGAGTTTCCCGGCACGCTGTTTTATTTCCTGCCTGCGGACATTGTCAGTCAAACGCTCAACTTCAGCTTGCCCGCGCCGTTCGACGTGCAAATCGTGGGCAACGATCAGGTGCGTAATCGCGCCCTGGCGGTGCGACTGGCCGAGGAGATTAAAAAGGTTCCCGGGGCCGTGGACGTGCGGGTGCAACAACCCGATAACCTCCCGCAGTTCAACGTGGATGTGGATCGCGTCAAAGCCGCTGAACTCGGGTTGACCGAGCAGGATGTGGCGCGATCCGTTTTGCTCGGGTTGAGCGGCAGCAGCCAGGTGCAACCGGCCTATTGGCTTAATCCCAAAGTGGGCGTGCAGTATTTGATCAACGTTCGTGCGCCCGAATACACCATCAACTCGGTGCAACAACTGAACGCCATGCCGATCAGCGCCAATCTTTCAGGCCCGTCTAGCGGACAAATCCTCGCCAACGTGGCCAGCTTGAAACGCGTTCATGCGCCGCCGGTGGTGTCGCATTACAATGTGATGCCGGTCATTGACATTTACGGCGGAGTGGATGGGCGCGATTTGGGGGGGGTGCTGAAGGACATCCAGCCGTTGGTGAAAGAAATTGAAAAGGATTTACCACGCGGCAGCAGCATTGTGCTTCGCGGTCAGGCGGAGACCATGCGCTCCAGCTACCTCGGCTTGGGCGGCGGTCTGATCATGGCCATCATTCTGATTTACTTTCTGTTGGTGGTGAATTTCCAGAGTTGGAAAGATCCTTTCATCATCATCACCGCGTTGCCCGGCGCGTTGGCGGGCGTGGCTTGGGGTTTGTTTCTCACGCAAACCACCTTGAGTGTGCCGGCGCTGATGGGGGCGATCATGAGTTTGGGCGTGGCTACCGCCAACTCCGTGTTGGTGGTCGCGTTTGCGCGCGACAATCTCGCTCGCGGCATGGCGCCAATAGCCGCCGCGCTGGACGCCGGGGTGCAACGCATCCGTCCAGTATTGATGACCGCGTTGGCGATGATCATCGGCATGGCGCCCATGAGTCTGGCGCTGGGCGAAGGCGGCGAGCAAAACGCGCCGCTCGGTCGCGCCGTGATTGGTGGATTGGCCTTCGCCACCGTGGCCACGTTATTTTTCGTCCCGATTGTTTTCAGTTTCCTGCACCGACAGCAGCCACCGCAAACCGCAACCGTACCGGCAACATCATGA
- a CDS encoding efflux RND transporter periplasmic adaptor subunit, protein MSTNAFPSPETPTPIRLRRVALAVVILVLIGLAIGLAPRSVASRKLIAETSVESVPIVSVVTPTSAKADWGTPLPADVQAFIQASIHARASGYLKAWFVDIGDHVTNGQVLAEIDTPELNQQLAQARAEVNQAQANLDLAKITADRWSELLKTASVSEQETAEKQSDLALKNANLEAAQANFNRLQQLKDFARVVAPFSGVVTARNTDIGQLIAAGSGPELFRMAQTDPLRVYVRVPQQYVRGLAPGQKAELTFVQLPGRTFTGELTRTAGAMDPTSRTLQVELQVSNPNDEILAGGYAQVRFSESAAPNVLMLSDNALIFRAEGLQVAVLGQDNKVSLRSVTLGRDFGKTVEVLSGLSLSDRVIDNPPDSITDGMTVQVAQTDTKDLAAQ, encoded by the coding sequence ATGAGCACCAACGCATTTCCTTCTCCCGAAACCCCGACGCCCATCCGCCTGCGCCGCGTGGCGTTGGCCGTCGTAATCTTGGTTCTCATCGGCCTGGCCATCGGCCTCGCGCCGCGTTCTGTGGCGAGTCGTAAATTGATCGCCGAAACGAGCGTCGAATCCGTGCCGATCGTGAGCGTCGTCACGCCCACTTCCGCCAAAGCGGATTGGGGCACGCCGCTGCCGGCGGATGTGCAGGCCTTTATTCAGGCTTCCATCCACGCGCGCGCCAGTGGTTATTTGAAAGCGTGGTTCGTGGACATCGGCGACCATGTGACCAATGGGCAGGTGCTTGCGGAAATTGACACGCCCGAACTGAATCAACAACTCGCGCAGGCCCGCGCGGAAGTAAATCAGGCCCAGGCCAATCTTGATCTCGCCAAAATCACGGCGGATCGCTGGTCGGAATTACTTAAAACCGCGAGCGTGAGCGAACAGGAAACGGCCGAGAAACAGTCCGATCTCGCTTTGAAAAACGCCAATCTGGAAGCGGCTCAAGCCAACTTCAACCGCTTGCAACAGTTGAAGGATTTTGCCCGCGTCGTCGCCCCCTTCAGCGGCGTCGTGACCGCGCGCAACACCGACATCGGCCAGCTCATCGCCGCCGGGAGCGGGCCGGAACTATTCCGCATGGCGCAGACGGATCCGCTGCGTGTTTACGTGCGCGTGCCGCAACAATACGTGCGGGGGCTTGCCCCCGGCCAAAAGGCCGAACTGACCTTTGTGCAATTGCCGGGTCGCACTTTCACCGGCGAACTGACCCGCACCGCCGGCGCCATGGACCCCACCTCGCGCACGTTGCAGGTGGAACTTCAGGTCAGCAATCCGAACGACGAAATTCTGGCCGGTGGTTACGCGCAAGTGCGCTTCAGCGAATCCGCCGCGCCGAACGTCCTCATGCTTTCTGACAACGCGCTGATCTTCCGCGCGGAAGGATTGCAAGTCGCCGTGCTGGGTCAGGACAATAAAGTGAGTTTGCGTTCCGTCACGCTCGGTCGCGACTTCGGCAAAACCGTGGAAGTGCTGTCCGGGTTGAGTTTGAGTGACCGGGTGATTGATAATCCACCGGATTCAATCACCGACGGCATGACGGTACAGGTTGCGCAAACCGACACCAAGGATTTGGCCGCCCAATGA
- a CDS encoding efflux transporter outer membrane subunit: protein MKIGFVIGLIGLGLFAGCAVGPDYQRPEVLNSQPLPANFGSPTNEWKIAEPSAHLPRGTWWLVFQDVELNRLETLLESENQTLAGVVARFDRARAEFNLARADLFPNLDAIGSAARQRTSANAPQSGKAAGAAHTYNTFATALTLGWEVDLWGRVRRESESARAAYYAVADDLAAVQLALQAELAGDYFTLRALDTERALVADTIETFRRSLELTRDRRKGGIVSDLDVAQAETQLRTAEAQLPALDLQRAQLLHALAILCGQPATTFAVAPSSLANVAPPLIPTHLPSELLERRPDIAAAERRMAAANASVGVAQAAFYPRLRLNGLAGFQSVEASSAFNWSSRMWSVGPSLDLPLFTGGRNRAQLAATRANYDATVANYRQTVLNAFADVEDQLAAQRLLAAQLEAERAALAAAERTLAIANNRYQAGLVTFLEVATAQSAALQRERTVAQLEGVQNLVAVGLIRALGGGWDTSQSLAETKP from the coding sequence ATGAAAATCGGCTTCGTCATCGGCCTCATCGGTTTGGGATTGTTTGCCGGTTGCGCGGTAGGCCCGGACTACCAGCGTCCGGAAGTGCTCAACTCGCAACCGTTGCCGGCCAATTTCGGTTCGCCGACGAACGAGTGGAAAATCGCGGAACCGTCCGCTCATCTGCCCCGCGGCACCTGGTGGTTGGTTTTTCAGGACGTCGAACTCAATCGCCTCGAAACCTTGCTCGAAAGCGAAAATCAAACACTGGCCGGGGTCGTCGCGCGCTTTGACCGCGCCCGTGCGGAATTCAATCTGGCCCGCGCCGACCTGTTTCCCAACCTGGATGCCATCGGTTCCGCGGCCCGACAACGCACGAGCGCCAACGCGCCGCAAAGTGGTAAAGCGGCCGGCGCCGCGCATACCTATAACACGTTTGCTACTGCGCTCACGTTGGGCTGGGAAGTGGATTTATGGGGCCGCGTCCGGCGCGAATCCGAATCCGCGCGTGCGGCCTACTATGCCGTGGCCGATGACCTCGCTGCGGTACAACTCGCATTGCAGGCGGAGTTGGCGGGCGATTACTTTACGCTGCGCGCCCTCGACACGGAACGCGCACTGGTGGCTGACACCATTGAAACATTTCGCCGCTCGCTCGAATTAACCCGCGACCGACGCAAGGGCGGCATTGTCTCCGACCTCGACGTTGCGCAAGCGGAAACCCAACTGCGCACCGCGGAAGCTCAATTACCCGCGCTGGATTTGCAACGCGCTCAACTATTGCACGCCCTCGCCATCTTGTGCGGCCAACCCGCCACGACTTTCGCGGTCGCGCCATCAAGCCTTGCGAACGTGGCGCCACCCTTGATTCCCACCCATCTACCCAGCGAATTGTTGGAGCGCCGGCCGGACATCGCTGCGGCTGAACGGCGCATGGCTGCCGCCAACGCCAGTGTGGGTGTCGCTCAAGCCGCCTTTTATCCACGCCTCCGCCTCAATGGACTGGCCGGTTTCCAATCCGTCGAAGCCAGCAGCGCGTTTAACTGGTCCAGCCGCATGTGGTCCGTGGGGCCGTCCCTTGATCTGCCGCTGTTTACCGGCGGACGCAATCGGGCGCAACTGGCTGCCACCCGCGCCAACTATGACGCCACCGTGGCGAACTATCGCCAAACGGTATTGAACGCCTTTGCCGATGTGGAAGATCAGTTGGCCGCCCAGCGGCTCCTGGCGGCGCAACTTGAAGCGGAACGCGCGGCGCTGGCTGCCGCCGAACGCACGCTGGCCATTGCCAACAACCGTTACCAAGCCGGGCTGGTGACCTTTCTGGAAGTGGCGACCGCACAGAGCGCCGCGTTGCAACGGGAACGAACCGTGGCTCAACTCGAAGGCGTACAGAACCTTGTGGCCGTAGGGCTGATTCGGGCGTTGGGTGGCGGTTGGGACACCAGCCAATCCCTGGCCGAAACCAAACCGTAA
- a CDS encoding type II secretion system protein GspG produces the protein MSLPGFLLTFANNRLVWLGLRHRVVPAITERWSLTRWFALVCIKVVFGVLLGWLISLLALRQPMPWMMWLFGSLAGCQGFVMTGLTALCWNQRAARLRANPNAPLAPPPTRYRGLRWLVGIVYYVMLAVVTPVVMVLTAVNLYGQWAWHREYARLVAQGEKLTSAELLGPAIPASENAAAAPVFAPFFDYRPGSNELRPEATNAIAHLEEALYQPFGFLPERPTDSTRFLKRPEDVEAWAAAYRKLSESPKQDYPPWVASLKLPPPGNPAQDVLTGLAVSDAVMADVCAAAARPRSQFPIRFDLGFDAASPAHLSVVKTFQQNLRVRCIAHLAAGDTHAAFADATNALNVAELLRDEPLLLSQLVRMAQNAIATDTLWNGLITHRWTDAQLVFFQSQLGRVDFWSGLIRAVEGERLLGITGTDALIAGRGFGSESVTGLRRTALLFPLGALRLNEVALAEMNTEWLTDLRSLDSAVPPNGLAARLMTNGNADKHYPGRPKADALRSAPFSPFNAFAKNLLPVLGKADSKVARIQTVNYLAITVCGLERYRLAHGRYPETLDALVPAFLPKPLPDPMSGQPFHYRPTDDGWFLLYSVGENGRDDGGAFRRLGGGPALDWPWPVPGRNDGGLLF, from the coding sequence GTGTCGCTTCCCGGATTTCTGCTTACCTTCGCCAATAACCGGTTGGTGTGGCTTGGCCTGCGTCATCGCGTGGTGCCGGCAATCACCGAACGTTGGTCCTTGACCCGATGGTTCGCCTTGGTGTGCATCAAAGTAGTGTTCGGAGTTTTATTGGGCTGGCTTATCTCGTTGCTGGCGCTCCGACAGCCGATGCCCTGGATGATGTGGCTGTTCGGTTCGCTCGCTGGTTGCCAGGGTTTCGTCATGACGGGCTTGACCGCACTGTGTTGGAATCAACGCGCCGCACGTTTACGCGCCAATCCAAATGCGCCGCTCGCTCCTCCACCCACACGCTATCGCGGGCTACGCTGGTTGGTCGGCATCGTTTATTATGTCATGCTCGCCGTCGTGACTCCGGTGGTCATGGTTCTCACCGCAGTTAATCTTTATGGGCAATGGGCCTGGCACCGTGAGTATGCGCGCTTGGTGGCGCAGGGCGAAAAGCTGACGTCCGCAGAATTGCTGGGGCCGGCAATTCCTGCGTCCGAGAATGCCGCCGCGGCTCCAGTGTTTGCGCCGTTCTTTGATTATAGGCCCGGCAGCAACGAACTGCGTCCAGAAGCCACTAACGCCATTGCTCATCTGGAGGAAGCGCTGTATCAGCCGTTTGGGTTTTTACCCGAGCGACCAACGGATTCGACGCGGTTTCTCAAACGTCCCGAAGATGTGGAGGCATGGGCGGCAGCTTATCGGAAATTGAGCGAATCACCCAAGCAGGACTATCCACCCTGGGTGGCGTCTCTCAAGTTGCCACCCCCGGGCAATCCGGCGCAGGACGTACTGACCGGTCTGGCAGTCAGTGATGCGGTGATGGCGGATGTTTGCGCGGCGGCTGCCCGTCCACGATCGCAGTTTCCCATCCGATTCGACCTGGGGTTTGATGCTGCCTCCCCTGCACATCTTTCGGTGGTCAAGACCTTTCAACAAAATCTCAGGGTGCGTTGTATCGCGCATTTGGCGGCGGGCGATACGCACGCAGCTTTCGCCGATGCGACCAACGCGTTGAACGTGGCGGAATTATTGCGGGACGAACCGTTGCTCCTTTCACAGTTGGTGCGTATGGCTCAGAATGCGATTGCAACCGATACCTTGTGGAACGGCTTGATTACCCATCGCTGGACCGATGCGCAATTGGTGTTTTTCCAATCCCAGCTCGGCCGCGTGGACTTTTGGTCCGGATTAATCCGCGCTGTTGAAGGAGAACGGCTGCTGGGCATCACCGGAACGGACGCGCTCATTGCGGGTCGTGGCTTTGGGAGTGAAAGCGTTACCGGCCTCCGCCGCACCGCACTGTTGTTCCCGCTCGGGGCGCTGCGCCTGAATGAAGTTGCCTTGGCTGAAATGAACACCGAATGGTTGACTGACCTTCGCAGCCTTGACTCCGCCGTGCCTCCCAACGGATTAGCCGCTCGCCTTATGACAAATGGTAATGCTGACAAACATTATCCAGGCCGTCCAAAGGCTGACGCGTTGAGGTCCGCTCCTTTCTCTCCGTTCAACGCTTTTGCTAAAAATTTGCTTCCTGTTTTGGGCAAGGCCGACAGCAAGGTGGCGCGAATTCAGACGGTGAACTATCTGGCCATCACAGTTTGCGGACTGGAACGCTACCGTCTCGCTCACGGTCGTTATCCCGAAACGCTGGATGCGCTCGTTCCGGCATTTCTACCCAAGCCATTGCCTGATCCAATGAGCGGGCAGCCTTTTCACTATCGCCCCACCGATGATGGTTGGTTTTTGCTCTACAGCGTGGGCGAGAACGGTCGGGACGATGGCGGGGCATTCCGCCGTTTGGGAGGGGGGCCGGCTCTGGACTGGCCTTGGCCCGTGCCGGGGCGCAACGATGGTGGATTGTTGTTCTGA
- a CDS encoding RNA polymerase sigma factor, translated as MPDARELERLYDEHAQALFAFLLNLTGDEADTRDVLQEVFIKLVRQPNLLQGVRDLRSFLIRLAHNAAIDLIRRRDTRRKYHDQLGEQLERVSAFTPAEKPDEQTFRTTLSKALGELPPDQRAVLHLKLWEGLTFEQIAGALEIPPNTAASRYRYGLDKLRDQLRPLYDEIK; from the coding sequence ATGCCCGACGCACGCGAATTGGAACGCCTTTACGATGAGCACGCCCAGGCTCTGTTCGCTTTTTTGCTGAACCTGACCGGTGACGAAGCGGACACCCGCGATGTGCTCCAGGAGGTTTTCATCAAACTGGTTCGGCAACCAAACCTGCTCCAGGGGGTTCGCGACCTTCGCTCGTTCCTGATTCGTCTCGCGCATAATGCGGCCATTGACCTGATCCGCCGCCGCGATACCCGTCGAAAATATCACGATCAACTCGGAGAACAATTGGAGCGCGTGTCGGCTTTTACGCCGGCCGAGAAACCGGATGAGCAGACATTCCGCACGACTCTGAGCAAGGCACTGGGCGAATTGCCACCGGACCAGCGGGCCGTGCTGCATCTGAAATTGTGGGAAGGGCTGACTTTCGAACAAATTGCCGGCGCTTTGGAGATTCCACCCAATACCGCGGCGAGCCGATATCGCTACGGGTTAGACAAATTGCGCGACCAATTGCGTCCGCTCTATGACGAGATCAAATGA
- a CDS encoding DNA-directed RNA polymerase subunit omega — MNAELCRKALEKVGGTNVLINIISQRVRQLNAGGGGLGRPLIADYVTLGCADIALREVIEEKIGWELPKFEELTRPVPKKRRK; from the coding sequence GTGAACGCTGAACTTTGTCGGAAAGCTTTGGAGAAGGTTGGGGGCACCAACGTCCTGATTAACATTATCTCGCAACGGGTGCGCCAGTTGAATGCGGGCGGCGGCGGCTTGGGGCGGCCCTTGATCGCGGATTACGTTACGCTGGGATGCGCTGATATTGCCTTGCGCGAGGTGATCGAAGAGAAAATCGGGTGGGAGCTGCCCAAGTTCGAGGAGCTAACGCGTCCCGTGCCGAAAAAGCGCCGCAAATAA
- the smpB gene encoding SsrA-binding protein SmpB, with amino-acid sequence MADIVSNHKARRDYHILETFEAGIVLRGTEVKVLRAGKGQIADAFARVERGEVWLYNAHIDEYSHGNLNNHEPKARRKLLLHKAEIRKLFELASVKGNALFPLALYWKNGQVKVALGVGKGKQQFDKRADIKKRESDRELRRAAMHFSKHK; translated from the coding sequence ATGGCGGACATTGTTTCCAATCACAAAGCGCGACGTGATTATCACATCCTCGAAACTTTCGAAGCGGGGATTGTGCTGCGTGGCACTGAAGTGAAGGTCTTGCGTGCCGGCAAGGGACAAATCGCCGACGCTTTCGCGCGGGTGGAGCGGGGAGAGGTCTGGCTGTATAACGCGCACATTGACGAATACTCGCACGGGAATCTGAACAACCACGAACCGAAGGCGCGGCGCAAATTGCTGCTGCACAAGGCGGAGATTCGCAAGTTGTTCGAGCTGGCTTCGGTCAAGGGGAACGCCTTGTTTCCGCTCGCGTTGTATTGGAAGAACGGTCAGGTCAAAGTGGCGTTGGGGGTCGGCAAAGGTAAACAACAGTTCGACAAGCGCGCGGACATCAAAAAGCGCGAGTCGGATCGCGAGTTGCGCCGCGCCGCGATGCACTTTTCGAAGCACAAGTAG